cagcccaaacctacaggaccaaatcctggccgtccagcgcgcccgcgacagggccgttaggctagacccgCCGGTCCCAACGtaggagtagccgggtggcgcggggcaacctcagcgtctgcaccgGACTCTTAATAAGGTTgtactatctctctctctacatacGAGGGGTATTGACCACGCTGTCGATTCTCGTTGCAGGATGTTCATGCTTAGTTCAgttttcttttgtagcgttagctacacttgcctagccggagccgatttcgcgtggatcctcatgagccgtgctgcgcatgcgcgaggatcagtgatgccacacagctggctcaccggagccggcctCTCACGCggtctccgccaccaccgcgcgcggctggtctgcgcgttcgggaggagtgacgtcgtagccgcagcaggcacactggcgccggcgcgcgcgcagactccgccgccgccgcgcgcgactcgccgctgctggtctgcgcattcgagaggagtgacgtcgtagccatggcagacacactggcgccggcgcgcgcgtagctattcgccttcgctgtgcagtcgccgtctgacactgcgctggagccgcttgatagcgcccctgactggcgtttgcaggtgggagaaggagagcgcaaatgctgctcaacggcgcagaagagccgagaagcttgtctcatcggattccgaagcagttgcttggcaattagcggatcagcgtacgaagaatgaacagaagaaggctaataatcctagacaatctggaaagctaggaataatcagctgaacctttgctaacgctacgtatatcctggcatagccgagctaagccaatgcaatcttttttctttactaataAATTTATTCAAATTAGGGTTATTTTAGAAATTCTCTACTGCCGTCTCCTTTTATCAGTTATGGTAGAGTAGCTCTTCTACAATATTTTTATTTGCCTTGCTGCAGTTGACGGACTGTTTTGGTTCCTTTCTTCCTGATATTTCTCGCGTTTCTTTAATTCAAGAAGTTACTGACAAGTTTATCCTGCGACTCGATTCTTGACCTATCTCCTTTGACGATCACGTGCCATTACgaggagcatcatcatcaccgAAAGTATCGTGCCTGCGACAAGGCGCACAAGGAAGAGAAAGATGACGGCCAAGAGAACACGGATGCGTTGCTTCTCTGGTCTGTTCCTGCTGGCCTCTGTGAGCTGCTACATGAGCAGCAGCGACGAAAGAGCAAACGCCGTGACATCTACGCAAGAGGCCGACGCGATGCCTGGCGGGAGCCCTCACTTCGACAACGGTGAGAAGTCGAACGTCTGGGCAGTGCGACGTGAATGCCTCTACCCTCAGGAAGTGGTGTTCTTCACCTACTCGAAACCGCAGGACTGGAGGCGTCGCGCGGCCATACGCGACTCCCTTTTCGAGGAAAAGTCCAAGGTCTTCTTCAACTGGACAGGATTATTCGTCATCGAAGAACCGCCAGAGGACACAGCAGAGTACGGCTGGACGAACCTCGAAGCCCAAGTGATGGGAGACGTTCTGTTGGTGCCTCCTGGAGGTCGGTACTCGGCTCCCAGGAAGATGCTATTGGGGATGCGTTGGATTCGCCAGCACTGCGCCCGCGCTCTGTACGTCATCAAGGTAGACGACGACGTCATGGTCGAGCCGTTCGTGCTGTTCGAGTACCTGATGAGCAACGTGGAACCCCGAGGGCGCTTGCTCCACTGCGCCACTGCGGCCACATCCAGCGGGAATAGAATCCCACCACTCTGGACGAGAGCGTTGGGCGTCGAAAGGAACGCATCCGCTACCTCGCCGGTACGCAGCTTCTGCGTGGGATGCGCCATCATAATGAATATGCCCATCCTGAGCGACTTGCTTCGCGCCTCGCGACTGCTGTTCCCTTGGTCCCGTTGGTCCGAGACGGCCTACGTCACGGGCCAGCTGGCCCTAGCGACCGGCTTGGGTCACGCGGACCTCGGAAATCGCGTGGCCTGGCGAGACTCGGAGGCCTACTCTTTCGTCGACGGCGGGTGGTGGATATTCTTCCACCTTAGGGGCACGTTTGCCGTGACCACTCTGCGCAGAGCCTTGTGGCACCAGGGCATTTGGAACGAGGCCCTAGGCGACGACAAGATCCGGAAAGGACTGTCGCGTCGAACCAAACCCGCGCAGTATGACCCGGAACTTCGGTACACTTACGACGATTGAGATGCTGTTTGTGTAAGGTGGTGGCTGGGAACATTCAAAGGCAGGATGACGAAATGCTCCTGCGGCATTAAGCATGAAACCGGCAGGCGAAGTTTTGCCTTTAGTATTTGTTGTACGATGTAATTAGACGCTGCCGATAAAGTTGCGTGTTTTTTGTATCGAACAAAGTTGTACATTGTTGGTGAATTCGTCGTTTCAGGCCACCACATCAATTTTGCGCCGTTCATCTTTTCCAAATATGTGCAACGTCCCAAAGATGCAGGGGTCTCATTAgctaggctagttggtatgaatCCATCTCAAATAACAGCGCAAGAAATGAGACGAGGCACAACATATGTTCTTGTCACTCCTTTCTGTCTGCCTTGAGTCGTTTTTTTTCGCTGTTATTTGCGATTGGTCCTTATGGTGTTCGTAGAACGGTACCACATTTTCCTTTGTTGAGTAGTTACCACAGAAGTTTCGTGACAAATCCGATTGAACTATATGTGCTCCTCATTGTCTGCGCCCAGCGCTCGTACGTAAGCCCGGCATATACGCATACCATATGGCTCAATTTTAGTGCTATAAACGAGGTCTAGATGAACAAGGCGCAGTAGTCGCATGCTATTGTTTGCAATGGCCAAATTCTTGCGCTGCTCGTACGAAATCGCAGCAGATAAGCGTGTCTTTGTAAAACATTTATAAAGTACGATTTGCGATGAGAAGTAATACCGGTTTGTTCAGTGTATACTTAGCGTAGCGTAGCGCAGCGTTTCGATAGAAGCATCGCCATGCAAGTTTTAGCAACGTTGGAACAATGGGAAACTTTGTCATTTAAACAGATCCCGAGGTAGAGTCTTTTAAATGCGTAGAGGTGGTTAACCAGCGGAGCTGAAACGTGCgtccccggtgtttatcactggattAATCGCGATGGTTCTTCGCAGTCTTTCTCggttattggttacgtctgtccgcAAATCTGAATCGCTGTTTGCCGCCTGCGCGCCAAGTGGATTAGGGGTGAGTACAGGAATGTGCCCAATTTCAGAGgcagatacttttttttttgcccgcagACGACCCACGAGAGTcttctagaaaggccgctgttgcagctttcgccgtgactgtgctgcgtgttccgcgcaggcctggcgaatttTATTTGACCAGTGGTGTGCGCTGGAGCTTgtccaatttatgtggcacatattcTCCAGGAGTTATTGCgtacataggacggacgaattttggtttaGACTAGCCATACGGAGCTtcacagtaaaaattaaaactaTGTAAATGACgacgtaatgttttttttttcaggatgcgCACGTAATGGATAAATATTGTAAACACTGGACACAGCGGGAGCTCTGTACTCTTGTTGGTGCTCTGTATTCTTGGTGTGCGCTGTGTTTGTGCTGTTTTGACCTCATTGCTGTTATGCGTCAACCGGCACAAATGAATTTATTCTCGCCAGCGATCGTTCCCAATTTCATCAGTGCCGGAACGCTCAGTTCATTGGCGAAGTTTTTTTTCTCGAGGGAGTGGGCACAGTTTGAAAGGACGGAACAGCACCTGATGCCGTCTTGACTCCGCTTGAAGACgtacgtctgcgcatgcgcgttgaATCAGAGAAATCGAACTGCTTGTCTTGGATGATCTGGTAAAGTGCCGGCGCATCGAGCATGGCGTAGCCACTTAACTAGATGATCTCGATGTGAGAACTGCTATGCTACTAGTTAGCAGCTGGTACGCCTACCGTCCTTGCCAGCTGGTGGCAACCGGTTCGATCTCAGAGCATGAATAAAACGGTCATTTAGATCCTATGTATCTCATAATTCCTAATACAAAACAACATACGAGACCATGGATGCAAAATGCATTGAGGAGGTAGGGGCCGGCTGAACGTTATACCGCAGGCGTTGATGCATGCTCAAACAGGTTGAGGCGGTAAGTAATGGAAGGTGCTCTGCCGCGGACCTTAATATTCATCCTAAAGGCACACTACCAGTACGTGAATATCGGCAGCATGACAATCACGGCTACATTCATTATAACCTTTGCGCGATTCAAACATGGCTCATGGTTATATCAGCTCAAACTTCAAGCAAGGATTATTCAGAAGTCGCGTTTATTCGACTGTCGTCGTACACAACCACTACTAACAGGAGCACTACTATACCCCTTAACCTCGTGGAAGCACATTCTTCATATTTTTATGCGGAATCGTCACCTGGAAACCACTGCCCAATACCACAGTCGTGAGAGCCTAAGGTCTTGGTCATTCAGCTGAGAACTACGGTGCTGTGTTCAGAATTTGCATAGGCTTGGTGATTTAACAGATATTTTCAAGAGCTAGTGTGTGCGGGAACGAACCGGAACAACAGGTGGTCAAGGAATTATTCCGCAGAATTGTCATTACAGAATTAAGCAAACGATACTTGCAAAGTTGTCTTGTTGGTTGATATAGCCAGCGCAGCGTGTGTGTCTTCCGAGCCCGCGCAGCAACGAGTTGCTTCCGAAAATTCAGCAATTGACTCACATGCTATAGTTAGTCGTCGCATTCAAGAATGGACCCTGTTGCTTTCTTGGCTACTGTGAGACATCAAGGACCAGTTGACAATCTGGGAGGAGAATCAAGCGTCCTTTTCGGGTGCTGGTTAGCATTATACCTTTACAAAGCTATTCTCTTCCCCCTAATCATCATAATTATTATAACTTATCTTTACCCTCGCTATCGCATCCTGGTCCAGTTTAATTGCAGTACGTTCAGGCACTCCAGCCTGGACCGACCTCTCTCGCTTCATCTCACGAACAAACTATCACCGTCGTTACTAATGGATGTCGCCCGAGTTTTTCGTCAGCGCCGTTACGCCGCGCATCACGGCAGTACTTCAAAGCGCAGCCGCAGTTTGTCGTTCTCCACGTATCCTCCAGATTCGAGTGCCCTGAGGTCGACCGAGGCCGTGCTCAGGCAGGGTCCGTTGCCGCGCGAGCCCTCGGCGGGCCTTGCGTAGAGACGGCCGTCAACCGTCTCCGGCACAATCTCGAGCGGCAAGCCGCTGCTCGCTTCGCCGGACGGCACCACCAGCCAGAGCCGAACGTAGTGGTGGAACGGCCACAAGAGCTGCTCGTCATTTTCGCCGCGCATGACCTGTCGAAAAGAAATCAGAAAAGGTAGAAACAGTCTCTCGATCTGTAATGTAGGGCTAATGACACACACGTGTTCTGTAACTGTGGTCCTCCTTACTTTCTAGTGACTTTAACCATTCCCAGGACTTGGGGACATCattacgtggcgccatctctgggCGGCAGCAAAGGCGTCCTGCCGTAACTGGATGAGAAATAGGAGAAAAAAAGTcgtatctcttgaaaaaagctagttatcaaaacgactgccggttctatacagcagagacctactggaacattttggtaaaattgcagtattgcactacaaagcgtgtggcttacCAGGACAATTGAACAACGCCAATTAGAAAGACATGGGGCTCCATtataaaatattaaacactccgGGAAGCCAAGCGGTTTgcagtgcgacactgtaattttaacagaatgtccAAATCAGTCtgtgctgtatagaaccgggagccgtttttgataactagcttttttcataagatatgattttttttcgcctattttccATTCAGTTAAGGCAGGCCACcactgtcaccgacgagagatggcgctacgtgcacatgatgccaaatcctggtcatgcttAATCACGAAGATTTTCTTGTTTGATTCATGAACAGTATTGTTACAGTTCTTTCAATCAACCCAAAACTTCTTTTATTGGTACAGCGCACATGCTAATAAATATCGTACCTCACGTTATCCCATACCATAAATCGATAACACCGCTCCGCGCTTCGTATGTTTTGTGTGCGTGTGAAAACATGCCAGCGTTGCCGACGATCGCTGCTCACGCGGAGATGAAAGGCGCAGGCCGTCTCCGTCTCGAGGAAAGCTCATAGAGGGTTCCCAACTGGGGTGGGCTGCGTATCTCCGGCAGGAACTCCTTACTTTGACAGGTTGGGCGTGGTCGCCCGCAGTAGCGCGCGCCTTTCTTTGGAGGCGATTAGCAGACGGCTCATGCCCTTGTACGTGTCGTGCTGTTATCGCAAACTTTGCGGCGAGTCCATAAACAGCACGGAGATCGcttctctcgctgcagcggccccgTTCCCTTACGCCAGGTCTCGTGTTAACGGAGTCcgctgctagccttatttcgtatTACATTCCGCTTTGTTGCTAGCGAATTCACTGCTTCTGCCTAGCAACGAAACGGTGACTTTTTCATTCACTGATTGATTTTTAAAGAGGAATGGGATAAGAATTTGGCACACTCTCTTGAAATTGGCATTGTCGCTGATAGCAGTGATAGCGACAGGAAGATGGCTTCGCGAATTACTTGGGCGCAGAATAAAAGATTTTCGGTAGGCACTGCGTTGTACCGAGCGCCAATACACCTCAAAAGAACATATCGGTACCTAAATAGCCGATTACTTGTATAGAACGTATACGTGAGAAAGTTTATGAAGGCCTCTTCACCTAACGCTCTCTCCAACGTTGAGGAAAAGATAGAGAGGAAGAGAGTTTAGGGGATGATGGTAGAGTATGGCGACCTACGCACACGTGTGATGTGCGTACGAGCTCTGCGATCTATCATGTCACAACTCATAGGCACCTGTCAAACAATACTCGAACTTGGAGATAACGTCGCTTTCGGTTAGAGGTATTAATACTGCGCATGTAGCGCGCATTGAATCATTGACCCATCGTCGAAAAATAAAGTTGTGCGGTCAAGCAAAAACAGTATGACAGTTTGTTTCGGTCATTCATCGCAAGGAGCAATGAATTCGAACAGTGGAATGGGCAAAAGGTCATTTTTGGAGTCCGGTACGTGTAAAAGTAGACGTTCGCTTTCGAATAATATATTGAATAAGCACAAGCATAACTTTAGGCACAttttttatgaaaaaaatatttttcaggcAGATGGGAGatagagagaacgagagagaaagagagagagagagacaaacttGCAGAAAGACATAGAGCTCTGTAAACAGATGGTAGGTTTACAATAGCCTAGAGTGATTACCGGTTGTTCTTTATAGTAGTAGAACTCACGCCATGGGAAAAAGAACGCAGCCGGTGGGTGTAGATTATTATATGGCGGGATTAGATGATGAAATGTCGAGGTTACAAACTGTTTTGCAGAGGCAAGGGCTCTTAGAAGTTTCAACTTGACGGAGTGAACTTAAATCAGGCAAAGTTGATAAATAGAACTACCGTGAAACAGCTTTGTCGACCCTTAATATCCAACCGCAATAATTGATTGATGGATCAATTCATTAATTTATTTAGTTCGCTAATAACTGAATGCTCTTGCACCTCCAGCATCCGGCACGTCCAACGTGTTTGCCAACGTGTTTGACGCCGACGTAGAGCCGACGGCGACGAGCTTCGGTGCAATTGATAGCTTTAAGAAGTCATCATTTGGTCAGTAGCGCTGAAGGGAGGGGGACATGAACGTCGACAAATATAGATACTAACCTTCAACGGCAGTTGAATGTTAGCGGCACCTCTTTTATTCTTTATTGTCCTGGTTCTTTCAGCGCTATTGTTCCCATAATTGGATTTGTGTGCTCAAGAATCCGTACCCCTTTAATTTGCCAACTACCTCTTCACATGAGCTTGTACGTCGACTTTGAGGTTTACCGCTAAGTCCAGCACGGATTGCAGTGAGACTCACCTGCAAACCGAAGTGCATTCTGAGACTATTGCCATGAGTCTTGAAGCGAATCATCGGCTCGATGCGGTAGCCGAAGAAGTAGCCGGGGCTACTCGGTACATCCGTCGCTCCATCCCTGAGTGCCACTTCTTTGAGCGCCGCGTAGCCCGCCACGCACCAGTCGTGACAGACGCTGCAAGCGACGGGAACTTGCTGAGAAGGGAAGGGTTCAGTCTTGTCACTGCTAGTATCGCTGGAGTCGCTGCGGTTCAGTTGGCGAGCCTGGTAGTCCTTCCATGCCCTAAGCACTTCGCCGATGCATTCGCGAAGCTGCCTGGCCAAGGAGCTGCAGCGGAATTGCATTTCGCCAGTTACTAGGAAGGAAGGGCAAATTTGCGCCACTGCTAACTAAAATTGTTGCAGTGGTATCAGTACGATAAGGGAACGAAgttacagccgcccaaatctttaactagcgtaCGCGAGCGGCGACTTTTCTGTGCATCAGCGCTTTAATACGAAACCAAGTTGCAAAAAGGGTGAAGGTAAGCGCCATGCCCGCAAAGCGCACTCAGTTGGGCCCATCATCTGCTAGGCTGTCCTTTTTTTAAGGACGCCACACCATATCGACGCACTTCACACGAACAGGCACAGTGTGTAGGCGAATGATGTAGCTCGAATTTCATGTTCCGAAGATGAAGTTTGCAGCAAGAAATCGAGGAAATAAAGTTCAAAGACAAGCCACATGCCGCCACTCATGAGACGAGCTGAAAAATATGTTTTGTTTGACGTGCGCTTATATGGGTTGACGTCATTGAGAAGGAACAGCCTAACAGACGACGGGCCAAGCCGAGGgcgctttgtgggcatgcgcttacctTCGTCCTATTTGCAAGTTGACTCCGTCATAGGGCGCTGACGTTCAGAAAATTCGCCGCTCGCTCAAGCTAATTAAAGATTTCGGTGGCTGTACGCGAGTAGCACACTTACCAGTGCCAGTGCAAAGACTCAAGCTTAGTGAGTCCGCACGCTATTTTTACGATAGCTACGTTGAAATATGCTTTACCTTTTCGTAGTAGACCCTTCGCGATCCCCCACACTGCTGACTTGTGCTGAAGTGCTGGTGATGCTCGGCGAGCGCTGAAGGTTCGCTGAGTGTTCGGGACCGTTGGACAGAAAGAGAGTGTTTTGTGACTGCACGAACTTCCGTGCGTCGTGTGTTTGTGTATTTGGTGTGATTAAGTCGGTTTACGCGTAATCATCTTCATGTAATGTATACAGAACGATCACACAGCCGCCAGGTGGGTCAAGCGAGGGTGGCAGATAAATTCTAGATTGGCCCTTTCGCTCAACCGGTACCACCGAGATACGCAAGCACCTGTATATCCGTGGTACATGCATATCCCACGACCTTTATGCAAGCGCCTGTTGAGTGACGCGCAACAAATGAAGCCTTCACACGTAGACCTTAGTGATGCATTCCTACGGAACAAAACACCACGAACATGTGTAGGCAGCGTACATGCAGAGTGACGTCCCTTGAGTTGATCTGAACTATTACGCTACGAAGCATGCAATGTGGTGGCGCCGACAAAAGTATGCGTCTTATGTCACTACTCACTAAGCCCTAAAAAATCTTTGAACACGctgtgtcgctggagccgacgtttcggcaagtggtctcGTCATCTTCAAGGCAAAGACTGCATTGATGTTGCTGCCTTGAACAAGACAAGACCACCTGTgtaaacgttggctccagcggcacAGCATGTTCTTTCATCTCTCCAAGCTTCAATCTACCCCTGACCATCTACTCACTAAACCCTGTTAGAAATGTAGAAGGTTGTTGACATTACTCTAAACGAAATCTTCTTTCGAGATCTGTAGAGGTAGCCAGGCAGAAAGTTCAGCCTCTAGCGTACGACACAAAGTTACAGAACCTTCTGCCTAGCTGGCGTTTCCATGCGCATTGCTTTTAAAGCGTCATTTGGTTTCGAGTGTTGCCAGTGACCTTCTTCACTGCTAACAATACTGTTACCTGACCAGCTGGTTTTCCGCAGATCTCTCCGATAGCTTAGCGTGCTTTCTGCGCAGTACGGCTGCAACCACCAGCTTACATGGACCTAGATGTAGAAAATTTCTAGTTAAGGAATATGCTTTTCATAATCAAGCCATAGTGACTATTGACATTTGTGACTGCCGGGGGTGCAACAAAACAGCGTACAAACGGTTTCTTCGAATTTGAGTTGACATCCATTccacagcgaaaaaaagaaaacacgccaTGAACTATGCATCCCTTACCGGTCGAGCTGGGAATATCCCAATACTGCAAAATCTGAGCGTGCCTTGAGCGGAGTTCATGTTAATGTATTCACGCAATTGAATTCCCGTTGTAGTTAACAATATTTGATCACATAGTCAATATCAGTCACATGTCCCACATCTTTCAGTACACTGAGTTGCTTGAGTGGTTGAAACCTCATTAGTTAGTCCGTTTAAACTACAGCTAAGTGCCAACGAGCAGTCTGTTGGGCAGACATTGCAAGTGTCACTGTTTGTGTCTCCTCATTATCTAGGCGTATGTAAAGTACAAGTGAAGGTTTGTTATACTGAATGCTTCCCGCCTGGTAAAAAGACTGCAAGTAATGGACAGTATTACTGAGCATAATCGAATACCTGCCATTACCGTCTCGATGCTTCAAAGAATGTCGCTTTGCAGAACTTTCCAAGCTTTCAGTCTTGGCGTCCACCGATATTTTCTCCATAGCCGTGAGAACGGCGAAGCTTTGAGCGAAGAGTTCCTTGAGCTCCCTGAAGTCTGCTTCCAGAGATTCCTTCTGCGCAGACGCGAGCGCCAGCGCCGCGTTGGCTTCCTCCAAGTCTTTTTCAGCCTGTTCGTTCGCGTTACAGTCGCTACACTGGGTTTGGGCATCCATGGTAGCCGGAACATTCGCGACCCGCACGATGTGTGAAGGGCGTAAAGACTTGAGTTGATCGGCGACTTCGTCGCACTGGATCTGGGCGTCCCTCGTGGTCATAGGAACTGTGGGACCTGCCGCGACGGCTGAGAAATGCACGGACTTGACAAGGTGTTCCGCGACTTCGTTGCATTGGCTCTGGGCATCGCTCCTGGTTGGAAGAGCCGTGCCCGGCACGACGGCGGTGCGACACCCGGACTTGAGGTGCTCCACGATGTCTCTGTGAAGGACCGTAGCTGCGCACTTCGGACACGAGGTGGCGTGGAATGCGCACTCGTTGCTGAAGTGGTCGGAAACCTTGGACACCTCGACGACCTCGTCGCATCCGTTCACGTCGTTCCAGCATCGTACCTGCGGACGACAGAAATACCGTATTGATGCCATTGTTGATCATTGTTTCTTATTTTGACGCAAGGGCCATATTTGGCCAAAGAATGCTAAGGGCGATGTTAGTAAAACAACGATAAAGTGATTAATGGCAATGCATAcatgtgacgtggctgtaaaaGGACCTTAaacatagaagctgcaaaaatgcGCAAAATATATACCTACTAAAAATATGAAATTAGATAGTGAGGCGAGCTATGAGCTCAGAAAACATGATGAATCAAGGTGCTAAAATAAACTGTGTGGGATCACTACCGCACCGCCTTGACCCTCAGATACAAGGGCCTGAAAGCATGTGCTGTACAAGATAATAAGTTCGTAATATTGGCCTCTGAGAATAGGCCGTGCTATAGGATCCTCTTTAATAACGCTTAGCGTGTCTACATTGTTTAAACAGGATAACACTGATTTCGAATCAAAGGTTCATTGGGCAGAAGCAATGCCGGATGAAGGGGAATACACCAAATCGGCTCCTTCAGCAGCCGTTATTTGATTTTTACTTTTATATACAGAGCAATTCGGTCGCGATATCAAAACAAATTGCGACTCGAAGCTAATCGATATCATGCTCTATCTTCAATATGCACGGCTTATCGACGGTTTAGCTTCATACCGATTCCTGATCAAACCAAATGAATCCCGACGGAATATGCTAGAAAGTTTCATCAATTATACTCTTTCGAAATTTACACTTCCACCGATTTTAAACGACTAGGAAAGGGTCTGGAGTTATACGAATGCTGCTTTCAGAGATGGGTCATGCTCCTTGGTGGGCTTTTAATGAACAGATGCTCAATTGGACGTCGCATTTCAGTAGCAGTGGTCGATTCTCGTCTAAGGACGTTGAGAAGATACGGTAAAGGCGTAGTTTAAGCTGGCTAGTTTTAAGTAGGTGTACTTAGAAGATAcactgagcagaaaaagaaaatggtgcgAATTTGATACGTGAGCGGGCTTAGATACCCGGCTACGATGCTGCATAATCGGGGTATGGGCATTTATTTGCACAATTttattaacaacaacaacaacaacaacaacaacaacaacaacaacaacaacaacaacaacaacaacaacaacaacagtaataataataataataataataataataataataataataataataataataataataataataataataataataataataacattattattattattattattattattattattattattattattattattattattattattattattattattattattacgttaagcgtgctgctatgcggggccttcgttctctcggatgtgtttgtagaatatctcgagaattcaggtctcccatggccctacacaaattgtacacggcaatatgtcttccgcaacttgagtatgcgtccgtgatatggaatggcatttctcaatccagcggtaacaccattgaacgagtccagaaaaaattcctcagcatatataaccatcgctttgctaaaaatgactctggatctcgttcaaatactgctgagtcattatcactgccatcacttcactgccgacgaaatcgttctgatctcttatttctctacaagatagtccacggtttcatatcctgccctgtacttctcaattgtgttaattttcgaattccgcgtaagttaaccagagagaacagaccgtttcatgtacccgcctgcttcttccaacactctaccgttcacagaatacaaagtctttataatattaattttcttgatcttgacgtttttcatagtccacaatcactgtttttatccgagctttgcactgttttgacatagtatggcacagtgtacaaagtcttcccttctccgtctttccgcatagttgtatatgtgcaatctaattttttattctccttcaatatttctcatattgtcttattttactcctcccctttagtgttcatttctctttgtctacgtgtttttgctctttttatttctgaagactgtctgtattgtattgtttatttttattgattttatttttgcgtgcgcctgcacaaagacctcacggttgttcctgggcacgttaaataaatgattgattgattgattgattgattgattgattgattgattgattgattgattgattatctggggtttta
The nucleotide sequence above comes from Rhipicephalus sanguineus isolate Rsan-2018 chromosome 8, BIME_Rsan_1.4, whole genome shotgun sequence. Encoded proteins:
- the LOC119401611 gene encoding TNF receptor-associated factor 3 isoform X3; translation: MNVAAIEMAPRSSYTLLGYSRDLDWRPTRFVGPVPSVRVCSLCGLIPDATVQLPCAHVLCRLCFDGSLRQGGVCPLDGQGFARDDAEWITLSLESFMKRKVRCWNDVNGCDEVVEVSKVSDHFSNECAFHATSCPKCAATVLHRDIVEHLKSGCRTAVVPGTALPTRSDAQSQCNEVAEHLVKSVHFSAVAAGPTVPMTTRDAQIQCDEVADQLKSLRPSHIVRVANVPATMDAQTQCSDCNANEQAEKDLEEANAALALASAQKESLEADFRELKELFAQSFAVLTAMEKISVDAKTESLESSAKRHSLKHRDGNGSSLARQLRECIGEVLRAWKDYQARQLNRSDSSDTSSDKTEPFPSQQVPVACSVCHDWCVAGYAALKEVALRDGATDVPSSPGYFFGYRIEPMIRFKTHGNSLRMHFGLQVMRGENDEQLLWPFHHYVRLWLVVPSGEASSGLPLEIVPETVDGRLYARPAEGSRGNGPCLSTASVDLRALESGGYVENDKLRLRFEVLP
- the LOC119401611 gene encoding TNF receptor-associated factor 3 isoform X1, encoding MNVAAIEMAPRSSYTLLGYSRDLDWRPTRFVGPVPSVRVCSLCGLIPDATVQLPCAHVLCRLCFDGSLRQGGVCPLDGQGFARDDAEWITLSLESFMKRKVRCWNDVNGCDEVVEVSKVSDHFSNECAFHATSCPKCAATVLHRDIVEHLKSGCRTAVVPGTALPTRSDAQSQCNEVAEHLVKSVHFSAVAAGPTVPMTTRDAQIQCDEVADQLKSLRPSHIVRVANVPATMDAQTQCSDCNANEQAEKDLEEANAALALASAQKESLEADFRELKELFAQSFAVLTAMEKISVDAKTESLESSAKRHSLKHRDGNGPCKLVVAAVLRRKHAKLSERSAENQLVSSLARQLRECIGEVLRAWKDYQARQLNRSDSSDTSSDKTEPFPSQQVPVACSVCHDWCVAGYAALKEVALRDGATDVPSSPGYFFGYRIEPMIRFKTHGNSLRMHFGLQVMRGENDEQLLWPFHHYVRLWLVVPSGEASSGLPLEIVPETVDGRLYARPAEGSRGNGPCLSTASVDLRALESGGYVENDKLRLRFEVLP
- the LOC119401611 gene encoding TNF receptor-associated factor 3 isoform X2; amino-acid sequence: MNVAAIEMAPRSSYTLLGYSRDLDWRPTRFVGPVPSVRVCSLCGLIPDATVQLPCAHVLCRLCFDGSLRQGGVCPLDGQGFARDDAEWITLSLESFMKRKVRCWNDVNGCDEVVEVSKVSDHFSNECAFHATSCPKCAATVLHRDIVEHLKSGCRTAVVPGTALPTRSDAQSQCNEVAEHLVKSVHFSAVAAGPTVPMTTRDAQIQCDEVADQLKSLRPSHIVRVANVPATMDAQTQCSDCNANEQAEKDLEEANAALALASAQKESLEADFRELKELFAQSFAVLTAMEKISVDAKTESLESSAKRHSLKHRDGPCKLVVAAVLRRKHAKLSERSAENQLVSSLARQLRECIGEVLRAWKDYQARQLNRSDSSDTSSDKTEPFPSQQVPVACSVCHDWCVAGYAALKEVALRDGATDVPSSPGYFFGYRIEPMIRFKTHGNSLRMHFGLQVMRGENDEQLLWPFHHYVRLWLVVPSGEASSGLPLEIVPETVDGRLYARPAEGSRGNGPCLSTASVDLRALESGGYVENDKLRLRFEVLP